The genomic interval TGCTAGCGTTCGCGATGGTTGTGAACGTGATCGTGATCAACTGCGTCAAATTCTTTTTTGAGTTGTTGGTCTGGCTGACGCCGATTCCGTTTTTGGACGCGGTGTTTGAGGTTTGCAATAAAGCGTTGTGTGGATTGTTGATGGCCGTCTACGCGTTCAGCCCGACGATCGCCACCGTGATCAATTTGATCGTGCTGGTGTTGGCCGCGATCATTTTGCGTTGGACCGGGCGTCGCATGCGGTTTTACCGAACCATCTTTTTGGATCCGGTGATCGCGAGGGTCTGGCGATCCTATGCCTGTCCTGATTTGCGTTTGTCTGGCGGGAAAGGAATCGTGGTGTTTCCCAAGGATTCCGGAGCGGGATTGGTTGCCAAGAGTCGCTGGCGCCTGTTCGTGGACGATGATGGATGGGTGATGCGTCCGACGGGCTGGCTGCCCGGCGAGGACGTGCGGATTTCCAGCGATTGTCGGCCCATGTTGACGCGTGGCTGGTTCATGCATGGTTTGTCCGCGAAATTGGCGGATGGAACGCCCGTGGTGCTCAATTTCAGCCGTCGATTTGACGGGCAATGGGAGATTTTGGTTCAACAAGGACGTTTCGAGCTGGGCGACGAGGCACAGGAACCGCTTGATCGCGGTTCGGCGGCTGCCGAATTTGCATGAGCGAAGAGTCTTCGTTCTGCGTCGGATCAGGTAGACGGAGCCTTTACCGATGGGGCTTTGCCAATTCCGGGCTCTCAAGCCACAATGAAGCGTTCCTGCTTTGAACACCTTTCCCCAAAACGCGACGCCTGGAATCTTCATGGGTCTCTACGAACGCGACTACGGACGCGATGATGCGTTGACTCCGTGGGAGCAGTACGAACGCGAGCAGCGACGGATGCAGCCAAAGAGTGTGGTGATCATTCTGTTGGTCGTGACCGTTGCCATTCACTTGTTGGACATGCTGTTCCAGGAGAAAGTCGACATCAGTGGCCAAGTGGTTTCCGTCAGCCGGTTTGCCCAGTGGTTTGCGGTGCGGCGGGACACGGTCATTGAGCCATGGACGTGGTACCAGTTTTTGACTTACGGGTTCATTCACGATCAGAGAAACATATTCCACATCGCGTTCAACATGCTGGGCTTGTTCGTTTTCGGACGACCCGTGGAGCAGAAGATTGGGCGTGGCGAGTTCCTGCGGTTTTATCTCGTCTCCATGTTCATCGGCGGCGTGCTCGGCTCACTGACGTATTGGGTGACGGGAAAGGTCGACGGCGGCGTGATCGGGGCCAGTGGTGCAGTACTGGCGACGACGATTCTGTTTGCCTGCCATTATCCGCACGAGAAAGTGCTCTTGATGATGGTCTTTCCCATCAAAGCGTGGATCATCGCGGTTATCTTCGTTGCCGGCGACCTGTTGGGGACGCTGACGATGTTGAGCGAAGCGAGCTCTGGGATTCAGTCCCGAGGCGGCACGGCGTTCACGGTCCACTTGGCGGGCGCCGCGTTCGGCGCGTTGTACTTCTATCAACGCTGGAATCTTGAGTTCTTGGACGTCACACGCTTTCGTGACAACGTCAAGACATCAGCACGTCGAACGAAGTTAAAGGTTCACGATCCGGACAAAAAGTTGCGACAGGAGGAAGCGGAAGCCGACCGCATCCTGGCAAAGATTCACGAGTCGGGCGAAGCGAGCTTGACCAGCAAAGAACGACGAACATTACAACGTTACAGCAAGCGTAAGCGAGAAGGTCGTGATTGACGTTGCCGTGTCGTTGAGATCACATTCAATCACGTGAAACCGACCTGTGTTCAACTCCAGAAAGTTCTACTTCAGAAACACGAACCTTGCTTTGGAAATCCGAATGATGTTCAAGACCAGCCGCCTCATCGCCCCTCGCCTCATCGTCTGTTGCTTGACGATCACATTGTCGGCGTTAACGAGTTATCCTGTTTCCGCGCAAAACACTGCCGAAAAGACGCCGACTCTGGCGGATGGCGACAAGGCTCCAGATTTTGAACTGCCGTTGGTCGGCAGCGACGATTACTTGACGCTCAAAGATGCCATTGCGGACGGGCCGGCGGTTG from Stieleria varia carries:
- a CDS encoding rhomboid family protein; the encoded protein is MNTFPQNATPGIFMGLYERDYGRDDALTPWEQYEREQRRMQPKSVVIILLVVTVAIHLLDMLFQEKVDISGQVVSVSRFAQWFAVRRDTVIEPWTWYQFLTYGFIHDQRNIFHIAFNMLGLFVFGRPVEQKIGRGEFLRFYLVSMFIGGVLGSLTYWVTGKVDGGVIGASGAVLATTILFACHYPHEKVLLMMVFPIKAWIIAVIFVAGDLLGTLTMLSEASSGIQSRGGTAFTVHLAGAAFGALYFYQRWNLEFLDVTRFRDNVKTSARRTKLKVHDPDKKLRQEEAEADRILAKIHESGEASLTSKERRTLQRYSKRKREGRD